The segment aaataaagtgttagcagatattaagcagacaatctactaatactctaatcactgttagttgacatgtagttgacaagttacttgtagttagtaaaatgtctgttgagaagcatcaaaataaagtgttagcagatattaagcagacaatctactaatactctaatcactgctagttgacatgtagttgacatgttacttgtagttagtaaaatgtctgttgagaagcatcaaaataaagtgttagcagatattaagtagacaatctactaatactctaatcactgatagttgacatgtagttgacaagttacttgtagttagtaaaatgtctgttgagaagcatcaaaataaagtgttagcagatattaagcagacaatctactaatactctaatcactgctagttgacatgtagttgacaagttacttgtagttagtaaaatgtctgttgagaagcatcaaaataaagttagcagatattaagcagacaatctactaatactctaatcactgctagttgacatgtagttgacatgttacttgtagttagtaaaatgtctgttgagaagcatcaaaataaagtgttagcagatattaagcagacaatctactaatactctaatcactgctagttgacatgtagttgacaagttacttgtagttagtaaaatgtctgttgagaagcatcaaaataaagtgttagcagatattaagcagacaatctactaatactctaatcactgttagttgacatgtagttgacaagttacttgtagttagtaaaatgtctgttgagaagcatcaaaataaagtgttagcagatattaagcagacaatctactaatactctaatcactgctagttgacatgtagttgacatgttacttgtagttagtaaaATTAAGCAGAcaatctactaatactctaatcactgctagttgacatgtagttgacgttacttgtagttagtaaaatgtctgttgAGAAGCatgaaaataaagtgttagcagatattaagcagacaatctactaatactctaatcactgttagttgacatgtagttgacatgttacttgtagttagtaaaatgtctgttgAGAAGCatgaaaataaagtgttagcagatattaagcagacaatctactaatactctaatcactgttagttgacatgtagttgacatgttacttgtagttagtaaaatgtctgttgagaagcatcaaaataaagtgttagcagatattaagcagacaatctactaatactctaatcactgctagttgacatgtagttgacatgttacttgtagttagtaaaATTAAGCAGAcaatctactaatactctaatcactgctagttgacatgtagttgacatgttacttgtagttagtaaaatgtctgttgagaagcatcaaaataaagtgttagcagatattaagcagacaatctactaatactctaatcactgctagttgacatgtagttgacaagttacttgtagttagtaaaatgtctgttgagaagcatcaaaataaaatgtagatattaagcagacaatctactaatactctaatcaCTGCTAATTGACACGTAGCTGTAAATTTACTTATAGCTGGTAGAATGCCTAAAGTAgacctatcatacacccggcacAATGCGATGCCAGGTAGgcacaagtgttttttgctagtttcaatCAGACGCAGTTATCATTGTCATGTCCAGCGCCACGTTGTTTTAATAGCAAATGCACTTGCGCCCATCTGTTCacccatgggtgtgctggtctgaaaacgaggtgtgttcaggtgcattgttggcgtgttgctattttgaggaaactgaaaacgactgcgccattgaccaactgaaacctggccTAAAGTTAATagcgcaatatttgttttgttatttaacgAGTGCGTTAGTAACATGAGTCTATAGGCGGGTACACAATACACTCTGCTTGATACACACAAaggacacacaaacatgccaaatattaaaaataaaatgattacaatgtaaaagattattattatgtacaaaaagataaaaatgtcTACATGTCgtcattgcatgtatcagaattGCCTATTTGCAGCAATGACCAATTATGGCAATGCACAcaagtatttaaactgactcgtcaggtttagggtgtctatattccgccatgtaaatagtgataatttattgcacgttacacacaaaacacacccaaagggttagttaacccaaaagaAGAATTTCTGTTACTCTCTCCcttatgccgttccacacctgtaagaccttcgttcatcttcagaacacaaattaagatatttttgatgaaatccgagaggtatatgactcttccatagacagcaatataatcaacactttcaaggtccagaaaggcactaaagacattgttaaaacagtcatgtgactgcagtggatcaaccttaatgttatgaagagacgagaatactttttgtgcgccaaatcaaaacaaaaataaccactttagtGAACAATCtgttctcttctgtgtcattatcTTACGCAGGTGACGCAGTgaagcttccgtgtttacatcTGAATgctggctcattattggccaaagctgatcatgtgatcagcacaacgcatgcatgtgatgctgacgcaggagccggccaataatgagtcgacATTctgaacctggaagcgctggacgtaaacaacatatgagaatgacacagaagagaagagattgttttgtttttgcgcacaaaaagtattctcgtctcttcataacattaaggttgaaccactgaagtcacatgactgttttaacgatgtcttcaGTGCCTTTCTGGACcctgaaagtgttgattatactGCTGTCTATAGAttcctctcggatttcatcaaaaatatcttaacttgtgttctgaagatgaacgaaggtcttatgggtgtggaacgacatgagggagagtactttcatttttgggtgaactaaccctttaactccaGCATGAAAACTTCCGGCAGGGCACAATGGCAGCTTACATCAAAGAACAGAGGGTTGTAGACGGTCAGCGGCAGCTCTATGATGCCGAAGTGTCCCGGACAGCTGTCGAAGTCCTGCATGCAGGTGGAGCAGATCTCTTTTCTATCAGCAGGACCCAGCGCCAGGTCATACAGCCCGTTCGGAGCGGCACTGCCCACATTATCCAGCAGCAGGGAGTTAGTGATAGTCTTCACACTCAGCTTCCTgttacacacacagatacagatGAAGAAGGTCAAGCCAGCTTTATTTCTAcagtacagattgtttcaaaggaaaataacaagtaaatgtacaaataaatgctttagaagtgtTAACTAATAACAAACCCTTATTACAGCGTTACCAGTTCAGTTCAAAACTGTGTAAAGTTAATCAATTATTATCTTCTAGTTTGTTTTACCTCTTACATTTGATTCATACATAACAGGTGACAATATACCGCatatggggcatgttgtcacaaagCTAAACATGTGTTAAATGAACTGTAACGTTATGTATGTAACGCGCAACTGATCTCCGGCTAGTGTGTAACGTTACTTGTTcaagtgtattattattattattaccttaATTCCTCCGCGGAATACATGCCAAACGACATGCCTTCTAATCGCCTCCATGGTGTTTCTTTAGAAAATTGCATTTtcttaataaaaacatatattacaatagaaaactcTCTGTGTTTCCCATGTGCGTCATGTAGAGCTGTAACACGTGGGAACGCGTGCCGGACGACTGGACGATACCAAATAATACTGACAGGAATAAtttgactgaaatatgaacAAAATCGACAGAAGTAGATACTCTAACTTAAGGAACAGTGATAGATATTAATTATTTGCTAGTAAAACACATGAATGATAATATTCTACGGGGCCGtatgaaaaatatgtttttaaattgtttgttCAGATGGTATATCCCGACATTAGAAAGCGAATGAAAGGTAGAATggaattttttgttttattttatttatttatttattttttttttgtttaacacTTCAgcgtttattttaattcaatagtTATTAAACTTTCTCAGTGTCATTATCCAGACGTTAATTATTTTCCAGATCGCGATAGAAGTAGACGGTTTGGTCACATGATATCTGTTACTTTTCTCAGCGCTGATTCGGATGAACCAATGACAGCCGGAGGTTGTGTCTACGCGCTGAGCCATCTAGCGCCCCCTGTTGTTTTCACTGTAGCGTTAAAGCGCCACCGGATGGCTTTCGCTCGCGCACTCTGGTGTCATGGCGTCCTCCTGTTCACAAGCTCTCAGGCATCATGCTTGTAAGAGTAGCAGAATATTGCGGATTCATCTGCAGAAGTCGTGGCCTAATAGGTAAGATTAATGCACAAGATAAAGCTTATTTGTGCctttttattaaattacatttttgtaatctccaagcactttaaaataatgactGGTTGTCTCTAGGTCATTTCAAGGGGCTGTATGTGTCATGATTAATACGTTTAATcagaatataaaatgttttatcatAATAAAAATGGTTTGATTACAGGGGTTTTGCTCTGAATTCTGCTGCAGATAATCAACCTGCCGTTTCTTCACTAGGTTTGACAACTAATTTCTGTCTTTTTAATATGTTCTTTATTAAATTAAGCTGCttaaatcttttttaatatctttttttttttttttttttagaagaaaTAGTCATTCCAAAGAAGAAAACATGGTATGTACTGTACTGATCAACACATAAAAGATCTTGCATGGTTTTTGTTATgctcattaaaggtgcaatatgtaagatttctgtccgctatataaaaaacaaaggcgtagctttatgcgcggaatcttgggacacgtggtcttcacatcacagccggtggaaacaattgggataggactcgggaagaaatcatgttcatggatgtgattattaacgttactgtagtgtgaagcagagcaggagcgagtgttgtggagctgaacgaggagctggagcgattgagcaacacacgcctcacgagcagcgggacttttattatgacacagtcgccggcgccgcttccgcttttccttttttggaaaaaaaagctctgtttatcatattagatacatttgagagtgttgaaaatgatgttataacgttactctgtgcgttcgctcggcggctgctgtgagacactgttacacactgcagtaagatagatcgattttacaatatcatattaaatgacggatggcttgtgttgataaatatcatgcaattaattttaaaacgtattgtatgatggagaaaatgctgtattattcttactaaaaataaagctgcatctgattatgctatgttagctacttcacaaaatagtgtttttctctgaggcatggtaaagcatggtactcgcaaaaaatgtGTAtagtgttgagctatataacaataattcatttataaagatatcaaaacagttgttcccttgtctattaaaacgtgtaatatattaaagcgtctttggtgtttccatggtttctacaaaataaaacggaaatcgagggtaacgtgggtatgacgccactgacaggcgactcctcacacgtcccggagccttgattaaaactgcaattttctcacgatttacaaatagttggaaacatttgggatattgtaagtactcaagtgaacaaaatatataacactggcctagtggtttttggatattttactgcaaaaatcttacatattgcacctttaattaattcattaattatcatACTTTTTTTGGTACTTCTGGCACTGTTTTCAACTGGTTTAGACATTATTTGCCCAGACGCAGAATACTGGTCTGATATTGGACCAGTTTCTTCTGGTGTCCCTCAGGGCTCTATGTTAGGACCTTTACTTTTTAGTCTTTATTGATTCCCGCATCCCTTTTGGCCAATTCTAGGTATTAAATATCACTTTTATGTCAATGACACACATctatattctttttttaataaacaaaaagtttatattaagtgacttacattttcgAAAATTCCAAATCGcttgttttgctttatttcgccaaagaaaatagttccaaagtccacagaattgttttgcgtctctgagcaacacttccggaatgaatcagccgtttgaatgaatcggttgaatctcaatgactcattaacagtgattcgctgccacctactggcgggtttaattttacatttaaaagtatcttttcatattataaataattctCAAATAACAGTATTAAACGTtgtatattttcaacatttcaaaacattatttatgcattagTTAGCtatacattagattacaatttTTGAGCCTACATAAAACCttaaaagcactgtttatttaatttatatgtttattgtgttgtatttatttgcgctattactttttatttgttcCTATTTTATTACTTACCGTTTACTTgtctaacaatattttaaaatttaagtgaGTTAATCTAGTAGTTTTTGGTGTTATAAACTTATTTATTAAGGTTACATGCAtcaaaaaaaatagaaaatgataACTAGGCTTATTTTATATgtccattttcttttctttcttttttttattgtgggTCCAGAGAAAATTTTGgcagggcaagtaaaaatttgaaccactggcccGACCGGGGCCAAAAATCCTTATCATTGAGCCctgcttttgttgttttattttgtatttttaccttgtaaagcactttgaaaaGCTCTTTAAGGTGCTATAgagaataaagttattgttattatcattatcagGAGTAAAGAAGCTGTCTTACAGGCTCTGGCGTCCACTGTGAACAGGGTATGTTACTCACACAAGTTTAACATCCATGTTCAAAACACAATGTCATCTAATATCATGTAAGCAAAGTTACTATGTATGTGTTCTAGGATCCTACAGCATCAGATTACAGATTCCAGGATGATCCATATCTCACTCCAAAGACATCATTAGACTTTGTGAGTAATTCATAAAGATGCATTtagaccggattgctttcgtacTGTAAACGTCATGTGGTCGAACAGCCAAAAAAAGACCTAACCTGATTTCTAGCTCGCATTAACCTCTTTATTTCTCCCACACAGAAATTATTTTCCTTGTCCCAGGAGTCGGGCAGAAACACTGCCAAATATTTCATCAATAAATACCCGAATTACTTCCAGAAGGACTACGCACAGCCTCATATTCCCGTGAGTGTCCGGTGCTCGTGTCTGATGGTTTGATTATCTCACGAGGGTTTGTGAAGAACCTGCTGTCTTGTGTTGAAGTGTTTGATGCCGGAGACTCTGGAGGCTCGGATAGAGGATCTGTCGGAAGCTGCGCTCACAGAGAGGATTCAGCTGAGGAAGGTCAGAGCTGCTGTGGATCTGTACGACCAGCTGCTGCAGGCCGGTGAGAGCCAGCGAAACAAGGCATTGTGGGTAATATAGAGACGGGAGTTCGACTGATGAGTGTGTTCTGTGCAGGTACATCAGTGTCTTTGGATGTGACCAATGATCTGTTAGATCTGATTTGTTTCTATGGAGACCGTGATCCCGCACAAGAGAATGTTCCGGAACAGAGGAGCGAAGAGACGGTAGGCACAatgttcctcatttaaataattaatgtgcagaataaaggggcggagCCTGGTTGAATTAGTtagaaactggcggttatggtaaggggcgggacatttcccaaacaccaatcacaacacactgctccagccgaccaatcagagcacattgtgcttttcagaaggaggggcttcatagagacaggaactaaacagagcgttactgacagactgggaagagaggagctgcaacaatggagaatatgaggagaataatcaacatcaagactttgaaaaaaGCATAATTACTCAATAAAaccgaacttttattttggcgggttgTAGTGAAGACCTTTGAGTTTCTGTGTGGATATGATATGTTCTGAAGAAGTTCATGTCCTCgtacataatattatataatatttaatattatttgtcgttttcgagaaagtagcctattggcctcttttcttaaaatgacaaatattacccagaatgcattgtaatatacagaatatactgtaaaaacaatgcattctaggtaataattgtcatttttttcgagaaagtagcctatcgacctaatattacccagaatgcatatCGACAAATAATataggaaaataatcaacattcaatctAGTAGAGCCTTTGAAAAAGAGCATAATATGGCCCAGCGCTAAAATCTGTTTGGGTAATGCaaataatcaataataaatGTGACTACTGAATTTTATAAAACATGTGTAATGATGATTTTTCTCCATCTTATGCCTATTTTACCATGGTTAAACCCCAGGAGGACGTCCAGGAGGAACCACAGCCTAGGAAAGGAAGAGCACCCAAAGCCTCGGATTTACTGAAGGCCACCTGGAAGTGAGTGTTTCTAATAAAACAGTACTCGTATACACTACTGGTCAAAGGTTTGGATtaattttagactttttaatgtttttgaaagtctcttctgttcagcaaggctgcattaaattgatcagaataatacaaattatattataaggATATTGAAATGGACCTATAatgcctctttcacaagatgtaatataagtctctggtgtctccagaatgtgtgtgtgaagtttcagctcaaaatcccccacagatcatttattatagcttgtcaaatttgcccctatttgggtgtgagcaaaaacacacagtttttgtgtgtccctttaaatgcaaatgagctgctgctcccggccccttttccagaagagggcggagctttaacagctcaacaacaacaaagctggagaatctcacgcagccaaaatgacgaaagtgttcagccttacattgttcaaactgatggagagactcaggaagaagttacaacttttagacgtttctgaatggttagtggataaattgatgtagttgctgtggagttgattcaactcatccactagcatgtgccgtcatattcatcttttgtgttgaattgaccctcatttggcgtaaaatgacggcatgtcaacaacactctactacaacaactcttcctcttctctaaagcagcccaacatggccccgccccctttgttgtgtgttcttgggggcggggtttatgtaaattttagggtttgtgatgtcactaacccaggaagaagctcgttgtagtctttaaacagagaattctttcatttctttgcattgaactttgagcgtcgtaactttgcagatgttgtttatgctcaaacagcaacattacacactaactaaagttaaaaaagtgaaatcataatcaaccacctctttaaatttatattataagtATATTAAAAGAAGGTATAAATGCAACctcctttaaaaaacaaaaaaaacaaacaagttaTTCCAAATCAATGACAGGTGGTGTATCTGCACAATACAAAGTTAAGAATATTCATGTCATGAGAGGAAACTTTGTCTCGTTCTCCCGCAGAGAGAATAATAATGCTGAGAGAATCTTTGCGCTGCTGTCGGAGCCGAACACGCGTTCATACAGCGCTCTGATCCGAGGCATGGTGAAGGTAACGTGTACAGGAACACATGCATGTCTTTACGAGTCTGATGTCAGAAGATGACTGTGCGTGTGCTTGATTTAACAGTACGGCGCTTATTCCAGAGCGTTCAGCACTTACACTGACCTGCTGAACAACCGGCTGACAGGTGAGCGTGTTCTTTACGCTTTATACGATTTTTTTCCAATTGAGCAGTTCCAGAGCTGAATATCTTGAATGTTTTGCTGCTGTAGCTGATGTGAACATCTTCAACGCCCTGATCGCAGCCGCCCCAGAAGCGCAAGAGAAGTACAATGAGAAGTGGGAGCTGATAGTGGTACGTGACTGTGGTTTTGTCGTGAATCCGCGTTCTTAAGTAGCTTCTGCATCAGTCTGGGTGTGTTTTGTAGGATCTTTTGAAGCAGATGGCAGAGCAGAAGGTCAAGCCGAACCTCCTGACGTTTAACGCCGTCCTGAAGGCTTTGAGACGCTGTGGCGCTTTGGGCAAATCTCAGGCCTTCCCTGTGATCAGCGAGATGAAGGCTCTCTCCATCGGTCTGTTGAGTGATCAGtctttaggggttcaagcacatGCTGAAACTCTATTGTAATTGtaaggatttttattatttttcttccgCCGTAAAATGAATCGCGCAACCCAAACCGTAAGGCCTACAGACTTGAAACTTTGCCGGATGGTAGTCCTCAATTTGGGGAGAACCTCAGAAGGTATGACCCCAATTGGCCAATAGGTGGTGCTACAGCGATCAAAAAGACGAAATTGCTCATAACTCATAGACTATTTGTCGTAGACTCGAGTGTCTTATATCACTGTAAtcctcaaaacaaacaaaatgtatatCTCCGATTTCATTTCTGGCATGCAaattttttagtcattttgaattttatccaaaacctacttttgcgaactagtccttgGTTTTTTTACCCGATCAGACCAAAACCAGTGCAGGACAATTATCtggactctctagatcaataTCCTTCGGGTCGCTATAACACGATCATTTAGAAAGTAGGCGTGGCTAAATAtacccaaaagcctataaaGCCTAAACGAAAACTCAGAATTTTACGAAAATTGCTGAGCACATGCAGGatatgactctaaagaagcaCACCAATTTTTGTGTAGATCGGACCATAGGTAGCGCTATAATtgtgaaaaaactttaaaaaacatatgtttttaatggttttgacTGAAAATGTATGTAACTTTGGGTGTGGTCGACTTATTTTCACTTGAATCCTGAATCCTtgctgagtccaacgataccaaacatggtAGGTTTCGCCTTTTGGTTTGTGCAACGTTGTGATTCAGcgtttaaaaaaacttttgcgaATATCTTCGAAACCGTTCGATTGAGACGAAACCACCGTAGGAAACACGGAAACTAAGTTGATTAACTAAATATTAAAGCCCAAATGTCTTTGACGTTTTTGGTTCACATTTTAtgctctcatatatatatatatatatatatatatatatatatatatatatatatatacatctaTAACATATTTTCACCAAATCACACCTAAAAAACACGTAGATCGGGCAATAGGTGGTGCTATAACTGtcaaaaacctttaaaaaccatgttttttcCCTACTgaattggctgtaaatggtcttttccatctatgatctaagtgtttacatgcttgctaaataaaataatacccttttatgtgcttaaaggccttaaagtgcttgaaccccggtaaatgctgcttgcagctttaattatttcTGCTTATTATGTTATTCTGGCATGTAATCGATTGTTTTTCTTTGATTTCAGAACCCAGTCTGGCCTCTTACAATCACGTGCTCAGCATATTTTATAAAACAGGTGATAAAGACTCATTTGATGACAATTCTTAAATAAATGAGCAAGTTAAATGTGCATACATGGAAACTCACTATCGTgcatttcccatcatgctttgctcTGCAGGTGCCCCAATTCAGGGCCAAAAAGACATTCTACAGGAAGTGATGTACGAGGTGTCAGGAAAGAGCTTTACTCCTCAGGACCCTGATGATGGTATCTGCTTATCATTATTGCTAGATAGAGCCTGTCCTAAAACACACACTCAACCACTTGTCTATATtctgttatattttgtttttcagcacAGTTCTTCATCACTGCTATGAGAATCGTAAGTGCAACAATCAAACACTACTTTAT is part of the Megalobrama amblycephala isolate DHTTF-2021 linkage group LG23, ASM1881202v1, whole genome shotgun sequence genome and harbors:
- the ptcd3 gene encoding pentatricopeptide repeat domain-containing protein 3, mitochondrial isoform X2 — translated: MASSCSQALRHHACKSSRILRIHLQKSWPNRGFALNSAADNQPAVSSLEEIVIPKKKTWSKEAVLQALASTVNRDPTASDYRFQDDPYLTPKTSLDFKLFSLSQESGRNTAKYFINKYPNYFQKDYAQPHIPCLMPETLEARIEDLSEAALTERIQLRKVRAAVDLYDQLLQAGTSVSLDVTNDLLDLICFYGDRDPAQENVPEQRSEETEDVQEEPQPRKGRAPKASDLLKATWKENNNAERIFALLSEPNTRSYSALIRGMVKYGAYSRAFSTYTDLLNNRLTADVNIFNALIAAAPEAQEKYNEKWELIVDLLKQMAEQKVKPNLLTFNAVLKALRRCGALGKSQAFPVISEMKALSIEPSLASYNHVLSIFYKTGAPIQGQKDILQEVMYEVSGKSFTPQDPDDAQFFITAMRICLDTKDIEQAYRVHELLRVGENWRLMGNDLKQNIYYTRFFSLLCLMENVDVVLQWYRDLIPSVYYPTSNIMTDLLRALDTDSRLDLIPQIWKDIKQLGHANRQKLVEELLALMAREKHSQEVQESFADCALDIKRMYNTGDRGKVMMSWTAGSLSDVISVLLAAQRRQDAWDTLKLFKTHNRVPSAELLNQFLTCVKESGDVDQAVELVQISAGFCLPETPELIQRIQQEFELSEQHKSILSDLEIRTFNSE
- the ptcd3 gene encoding pentatricopeptide repeat domain-containing protein 3, mitochondrial isoform X1; the protein is MASSCSQALRHHACKSSRILRIHLQKSWPNRGFALNSAADNQPAVSSLVEEIVIPKKKTWSKEAVLQALASTVNRDPTASDYRFQDDPYLTPKTSLDFKLFSLSQESGRNTAKYFINKYPNYFQKDYAQPHIPCLMPETLEARIEDLSEAALTERIQLRKVRAAVDLYDQLLQAGTSVSLDVTNDLLDLICFYGDRDPAQENVPEQRSEETEDVQEEPQPRKGRAPKASDLLKATWKENNNAERIFALLSEPNTRSYSALIRGMVKYGAYSRAFSTYTDLLNNRLTADVNIFNALIAAAPEAQEKYNEKWELIVDLLKQMAEQKVKPNLLTFNAVLKALRRCGALGKSQAFPVISEMKALSIEPSLASYNHVLSIFYKTGAPIQGQKDILQEVMYEVSGKSFTPQDPDDAQFFITAMRICLDTKDIEQAYRVHELLRVGENWRLMGNDLKQNIYYTRFFSLLCLMENVDVVLQWYRDLIPSVYYPTSNIMTDLLRALDTDSRLDLIPQIWKDIKQLGHANRQKLVEELLALMAREKHSQEVQESFADCALDIKRMYNTGDRGKVMMSWTAGSLSDVISVLLAAQRRQDAWDTLKLFKTHNRVPSAELLNQFLTCVKESGDVDQAVELVQISAGFCLPETPELIQRIQQEFELSEQHKSILSDLEIRTFNSE